The genomic segment TGACAGACATAGAAGCATCTTGGCCATCAGCCTCGCCATCGCCGCGGCGGAATACGGCCGGCGCGTGTACTACGCGACGCTGGCCGATCTGATCACCTCACTCGAAGAAGCGCAGCAAGCCGGGCACCTCACCCGACGACTGCGCACGCTCGTCTTTCCGAGCCTCATGGTGATCGACGAGATCGGGTATCTGCCGATCTCGCGCACCGGCGCGCAGCTCTTCTTCCAGCTCATGAGCCGCCGCTACGAACACGCGTCGACCGTGCTCACCAGCAACAAGGGCTTTGAGGAATGGGGCGACGTCTTTGGCGACGAAACGATGGCCGCCGCGCTCATCGACCGCCTCCTGCATCACTGC from the Gemmatimonas sp. UBA7669 genome contains:
- a CDS encoding ATP-binding protein; protein product: MAISLAIAAAEYGRRVYYATLADLITSLEEAQQAGHLTRRLRTLVFPSLMVIDEIGYLPISRTGAQLFFQLMSRRYEHASTVLTSNKGFEEWGDVFGDETMAAALIDRLLHHCHIVNIRGNSYRMRQHRDLALRRSEPDPESARRPRRQER